The Caldilineales bacterium genome contains a region encoding:
- a CDS encoding S1 RNA-binding domain-containing protein: protein MNNPDTVPVAPIEEVSTEPIAANHNHHANYTEPEPAPEVHPMVELLREDKFDLRELEVGENIEGEIVGITDNEILVNIGSKSEGVIPARDLERVDADIRSGLAVGEKIFVQVVRPESREGHALLSLSRALQEYDWKHAEELLESQQVFEGEVTGYNKGGVIVFVGKARGFVPASQLVSDEGRKEDDDDERFAALVGKTLQLKVIELDRSRNRLILSERQAMRDWRRKQKAKLLTDLQIGDVRLGVISSLASFGAFVDLGGADGLIHLSELSWGRVQDPTEVVRVGQEVKVKIISVDRDRRRIGLSMRQLMPEPWTVVHEQYAIGQLVEAEITRLTSFGAFARVDGKLEGLIHISELSDQRIGHPKEVVREGQRLMLRVIKIDPDKRRMGLSLKRAAEEGYAVIDWAPDMAEDEAEESTMAMAMAEAEIDAAEAGVL from the coding sequence ATGAACAACCCCGATACCGTACCTGTTGCCCCCATCGAGGAGGTCAGCACCGAACCCATCGCCGCCAATCACAACCACCACGCCAACTACACCGAACCGGAGCCAGCCCCAGAAGTCCACCCTATGGTGGAATTGCTGCGCGAAGACAAGTTCGACCTGCGCGAACTCGAAGTCGGTGAGAACATCGAAGGTGAAATCGTTGGCATCACTGACAACGAAATCCTTGTCAATATCGGCTCCAAGTCGGAAGGCGTCATCCCTGCCCGTGACCTGGAACGCGTGGATGCCGATATTCGCAGCGGACTGGCTGTCGGTGAGAAGATTTTCGTTCAGGTCGTTCGACCTGAAAGCCGCGAGGGCCACGCCCTCTTGTCACTCTCGCGTGCGCTGCAAGAATACGATTGGAAGCACGCCGAAGAACTGCTGGAATCGCAGCAAGTCTTCGAGGGTGAGGTGACGGGCTATAACAAGGGTGGCGTGATCGTCTTCGTCGGCAAAGCGCGCGGCTTTGTCCCCGCCTCGCAACTCGTCAGCGACGAAGGCCGCAAGGAGGACGATGACGACGAGCGCTTCGCCGCCCTGGTAGGCAAGACCCTGCAGCTCAAGGTCATCGAACTGGACCGCAGCCGCAACCGCCTCATCTTGTCCGAGCGCCAGGCCATGCGCGATTGGCGCCGCAAGCAGAAGGCCAAACTCCTGACCGATCTGCAGATCGGCGACGTCCGCCTGGGCGTGATCAGCAGCCTGGCCTCGTTTGGCGCCTTTGTCGATCTGGGCGGAGCGGACGGACTCATCCACCTGTCCGAACTCTCGTGGGGCCGCGTGCAGGACCCCACCGAAGTCGTGCGTGTGGGTCAGGAAGTCAAGGTCAAGATCATCAGCGTCGATCGCGACCGCCGGCGCATTGGCCTCAGCATGCGCCAGCTCATGCCCGAACCCTGGACGGTGGTGCACGAGCAATACGCCATCGGCCAGTTGGTCGAGGCCGAGATCACCCGTCTCACCAGCTTTGGCGCCTTCGCCCGCGTCGATGGCAAGCTGGAGGGCCTGATCCATATCAGCGAACTGTCCGACCAGCGCATCGGCCACCCCAAAGAGGTCGTGCGCGAGGGTCAACGCCTGATGCTGCGCGTGATCAAGATCGATCCTGACAAACGTCGCATGGGCCTAAGCCTGAAACGCGCCGCCGAAGAAGGCTACGCCGTCATCGATTGGGCGCCCGATATGGCCGAAGACGAGGCCGAAGAATCGACGATGGCGATGGCGATGGCAGAGGCCGAAATCGATGCGGCCGAAGCCGGTGTGTTGTAG
- a CDS encoding ATP-dependent Clp protease ATP-binding subunit produces MSDKFDRFTKKARRVLQLAQEEAQRLNHNYIGTEHLLLGLVREENGVASKVLLELGVDPPQVVRAVERTVGRGERPPFGKPNLAPRTKRVIELAVDEARLMGNPYIGTEHLLLGLVREGEGIAVNVLRGLGVSLDRVRTQTARCILQAEKEPEEGGKKKVESNTPLADQLGLDLTARAAEGKLDPVIGRENEIERVIQIMARRTKNNPALIGEPGVGKTAIVEGLAQRIIMGDVPEPLLNKRLLTLDVGSLVAGTIYRGQFEERLKKVIEELTHAKAILFIDEVHMLVGAGAAGSSVDAANILKPALSRGDIQVVGATTLDEYRKYIESDAALERRFQPVFVDEPTVDDTIQILRGIRYKYEEHHRLQISDDALHAAAHFAARYVPDRFMPDKAIDLLDEASSRVRMYKAPLAASLRATYRDLKALQREKDEAMSQQRYDFAIGLRYREVELQNKVDAMRASWDTSERPTVGPDDIAEVVAMWTGIPVKRIAGEESERLLKMEEYLRQHVIDQDEPVRAVARAVRRARTGLKDPKRPIGTFIFLGPTGVGKTFLAKNLAEFLFGSDEALIKLDMSEFMERHNVSRLVGAPPGYVGYDEGGQLTEAVRRRPYCVILLDEVEKAHPEVFNILLQIMEDGHLTDAKGRRVDFRNTIIIMTSNVGASLIRHGGRLGFAITDEDRRKEGDYEDMRKRVMDALEKTFRPEFINRLDGIMVFHALDRDSIKRIVDLELTRLYNQVIEHEITLHIADSAKDFLAEVGYDPKFGARPLRRAIQEYVDDPLSERLLAGEVRSGDTLVVSHAANAKILNFDVVARAEDNGNNGAPMEHFSLVDDTPASAMSVDRLPVGGLLIDEAPLDDVLEAILA; encoded by the coding sequence ATGTCTGATAAATTTGATCGTTTCACTAAAAAAGCCCGCAGGGTCCTCCAACTGGCGCAAGAAGAAGCGCAACGGTTGAATCACAACTACATCGGCACCGAACACCTGCTCCTGGGCCTGGTGCGCGAAGAAAATGGCGTGGCGTCGAAAGTGCTTTTGGAGTTGGGGGTAGACCCACCCCAGGTGGTGCGGGCGGTGGAACGCACCGTGGGCCGCGGCGAACGACCACCCTTTGGCAAACCCAACCTGGCCCCGCGCACCAAACGCGTGATCGAATTGGCCGTCGATGAAGCCCGGCTGATGGGCAACCCTTACATCGGCACCGAGCACCTTTTGTTGGGCCTGGTGCGCGAGGGCGAAGGCATCGCCGTCAACGTCTTGCGGGGGTTGGGGGTCAGTCTGGACCGGGTGCGGACGCAGACCGCGCGCTGCATCCTCCAGGCCGAGAAAGAACCCGAAGAGGGGGGCAAGAAGAAAGTCGAGAGCAACACCCCCCTGGCCGACCAATTGGGCCTGGACCTGACCGCCCGCGCCGCCGAAGGCAAGTTGGACCCCGTCATAGGCCGCGAAAATGAGATCGAGCGCGTCATCCAGATCATGGCCCGGCGGACGAAGAACAACCCCGCCCTCATTGGCGAACCGGGCGTGGGCAAGACGGCCATCGTCGAAGGGCTGGCGCAGCGCATCATCATGGGCGATGTGCCCGAGCCGCTGCTGAACAAGCGCTTGCTGACGCTCGATGTCGGCTCATTGGTGGCCGGCACGATCTACCGCGGCCAGTTCGAGGAGCGACTGAAGAAAGTCATCGAAGAACTGACCCACGCCAAGGCCATCCTTTTCATCGACGAAGTGCACATGCTGGTGGGAGCAGGGGCGGCCGGGAGCAGCGTCGACGCCGCCAACATCCTCAAACCGGCACTCAGCCGGGGGGATATCCAGGTGGTGGGGGCCACCACGCTGGACGAATATCGCAAATACATCGAGAGCGACGCCGCCCTCGAACGGCGCTTCCAGCCCGTGTTCGTGGATGAACCGACGGTGGACGACACCATCCAAATCCTGCGCGGCATCCGCTACAAATACGAAGAACACCATCGCCTGCAGATCAGCGACGACGCCCTCCATGCCGCCGCCCACTTCGCCGCCCGCTATGTGCCCGACCGTTTCATGCCCGACAAGGCCATCGACCTGCTGGATGAGGCCTCGAGCCGGGTGCGGATGTACAAGGCGCCGCTGGCGGCCAGCCTGCGCGCCACCTACCGCGACCTGAAAGCCCTCCAACGCGAGAAGGACGAGGCCATGTCGCAGCAACGCTACGATTTCGCCATCGGCCTGCGCTATCGCGAAGTGGAACTGCAGAACAAGGTGGACGCCATGCGCGCCAGCTGGGACACCTCCGAGCGCCCCACCGTCGGCCCGGACGACATCGCCGAGGTGGTGGCCATGTGGACGGGCATCCCCGTCAAACGGATTGCCGGCGAAGAAAGCGAACGCCTGCTGAAGATGGAAGAGTATCTGCGCCAGCATGTCATCGACCAGGACGAGCCGGTGCGAGCCGTGGCCCGCGCCGTGCGCCGCGCCCGCACCGGGCTGAAGGACCCCAAGCGGCCGATCGGCACCTTCATCTTCCTCGGCCCCACCGGCGTCGGCAAGACCTTCCTGGCCAAAAACCTGGCCGAATTCCTCTTCGGCTCGGACGAGGCGCTGATCAAGCTCGATATGTCCGAGTTCATGGAGCGGCACAATGTCAGCCGGCTGGTGGGAGCGCCGCCGGGCTATGTCGGCTACGACGAAGGCGGCCAACTGACCGAGGCCGTGCGCCGTCGCCCCTACTGCGTCATCCTCCTGGACGAAGTCGAGAAAGCCCACCCCGAAGTCTTCAACATCCTCTTGCAGATCATGGAAGACGGCCACCTGACCGATGCCAAAGGCCGGCGGGTGGATTTCCGCAACACGATCATCATCATGACCTCGAACGTCGGCGCTTCGCTCATCCGGCATGGCGGGCGGCTTGGCTTCGCCATCACCGACGAGGACCGCCGCAAAGAAGGCGACTATGAGGACATGAGAAAACGGGTGATGGACGCCCTGGAAAAGACTTTCCGGCCCGAATTCATCAACCGGCTGGATGGGATCATGGTCTTCCATGCCCTGGATAGGGACTCGATCAAGCGGATTGTCGACCTGGAATTGACGCGCCTGTACAACCAGGTCATCGAACACGAGATCACCCTGCACATCGCCGATTCGGCCAAGGATTTCCTGGCCGAGGTGGGCTACGACCCCAAGTTCGGCGCCCGCCCCCTGCGCCGGGCCATCCAGGAATATGTGGACGACCCGCTGAGCGAGAGGCTGCTGGCGGGCGAGGTGCGGTCGGGCGATACGCTTGTCGTCTCGCACGCCGCCAACGCCAAGATCCTGAATTTCGACGTCGTCGCCCGCGCCGAGGACAATGGCAACAACGGCGCCCCGATGGAACACTTCAGCCTGGTCGACGACACCCCGGCCAGCGCCATGTCGGTCGATAGGCTGCCGGTCGGCGGTCTGTTGATCGATGAGGCGCCGCTGGATGATGTGTTGGAAGCGATATTGGCGTGA